The Rhodamnia argentea isolate NSW1041297 chromosome 7, ASM2092103v1, whole genome shotgun sequence genome contains the following window.
CAGGCGGTCATCAATTCGCATTTGAAGTCATCCTCCGTCATTGGACATGTCACCCAAAACTAAACCGAATATGATAGTTTTTAATTAGTGCATTCGCAGCAAGATACAATACATACATTATTTTAAAGTGTTGTTTCTGGACTTTAGCAGGATTAGCGGGAAAATTATcagaaaagtcttaaacctattacaattgtgtcaatttaatcctaaatttcttttttttttttattgattcaatcctaaaccttttacaattatgtcaaatttaggcagatggattgaattggcacaattacaaaagatttaggaccgaatcggctaaaaaaaagatttatgactgaattggcacaattacaataaattaggattttttaaattttccataAGAAAATGCTGGCCCGACAATCCGATaatactgtcggttatttctgaccacacgatctcctaatgagtgatttatgcaaaacacgcgatgatggtatgtggatctaTATTTGAGATTGTACCGTGTGTGAAAGGACTGTCAAGTAAGCATTTTTCTTCCCCTTAGGACCAGACTCCTTAATTACTTTGGAAACGTTTTAAAAAGGAGTATACTTATccgaaaatagaattaaaagtAAGCAGCAGCAAAGATGAATTGACCAGGAACTCTTTCGTCACGCGGACGGGCCACAACGGCCAACCCCAGATGCGACCGTTCCCCATCTCCTTCGTCCCTAAACAAAGACGCAACCGACTGGAATATATCCTCCTTCCCCTGGACCTTCCTCCATTCATTCCAATCCCTCCGCTCCCACCTATATATAACAACACCCGCCTCTTCAATCCTCTTCTCACTTCTCTCACTCTTCGATTGGCGAAACAAGATAAACCACCCCACGGTCCGATCTCGAGAGGTTTACGCCGTCTCAAAACCGGGTTTCCCCGgttgtttttcctttattcaGATGATGAGGAGCGTCAACAGGTATCGCCGCCACCATCCAGGCCTTCATCTCCACTTGCCCCACATTCacgtccaccaccaccaccaccacgagaGGGAGGAGGGAGACAACTTGAAGGACGTGCCGAGAGGGTGCTTGGCCATATCTGTGGGCCAAGGCGAGGAGGAGCGGCGGTTCGTGATCCCGGTGGCCTATGTGAACCACCCGCGGTTCGTGGACTTGCTGAGAGAGGCGGAGGACGAGTATGGGTTCGACCAGAAGGGCCCCATCAACATCCCTTGCCACATCAACGAGTTCCGGAACGTGCAGGACTCGATCGACAAGGATGCAAGCAAGAGCCATCGCCACGACCGCCATTGCAACAGCATCTACGGGAGGTGCTTCGGACCTTCTTGATGGATGATACGACGGACAGCTTGATCAACATGTGCATACAGTAGAAGGTTTAGTTCCAGCATAGAATAGTCGTGTAACaggtttcttccatttttttttttcttttttgctcttttggGTCGTTTTGATTCATGTGAATGGAGATTTGGAGAACCTAAAAAGGATACAATCCATTGCAGATGTGTTTGTAATTCAAACGCGTCTTCATTTGAATCATCGCTTGAGCATTTCATGGCTTACTAAGTGGATAAGCGAAGTTAGAAAGTGGCAAGTAGGAACAAGCTTGGCAGACTTGAATGGCGCTGACTACAGctcatcatttttttgttttggtcagaAACTACAACTCATCATTAATGGTTtcgttctaaatattttgattaaaaaaaattctaaatattttaattttgttagttgagttctaaactttttaaaactTTGCCATTGACTCCATGCGTCAAAATTTAGTAGGAATTTGCTGATTTGCATGCCGAGCGTGCCACatagcaatttaaaaaaattattccttttctttctttctttctattccTTGTTTCTTTTCTATCAACTCCGACAGGGGTCGACGA
Protein-coding sequences here:
- the LOC115754305 gene encoding auxin-responsive protein SAUR32-like — translated: MMRSVNRYRRHHPGLHLHLPHIHVHHHHHHEREEGDNLKDVPRGCLAISVGQGEEERRFVIPVAYVNHPRFVDLLREAEDEYGFDQKGPINIPCHINEFRNVQDSIDKDASKSHRHDRHCNSIYGRCFGPS